In Nitratidesulfovibrio sp., the following are encoded in one genomic region:
- a CDS encoding NAD(P)/FAD-dependent oxidoreductase, translated as MIGRNDTDRFARGTGRPRVVIVGGGFGGLWAARRLARSGRVDVVLVDRNNYHTFLPLLYQVAAAEIEPEQIAYPLRGVFRRQQRVSVALADVRGVDAARRVLHTDGPDIPYDHLILAPGSLTSFFGVPGAAENAYTLKSLEDAVRLRNHILACFERASLTEDPARRAALLTFTVVGGGPTGVEFAGALAELVRTPLARDFPELAGKTPPRIVLLEVADGLLTGFPEQLRTYARDRLALMGVEVRTRAGVAEVGPTDVRLGEGLRIATCTVAWTAGVRGHDVAAAMGLPVGRGGRVPVLPTLQVDGHPEIHVVGDLALPDGQNPPMIAPNATQQGRHAAANVLRLLQGGKAKPFRYRDKGAMATIGRQAAVVRLGRFAFSGLGAWVLWLFVHLAYLIGFRNRLFVLVNWAWDYLFFERSVRLILPRVAMDDAVCEAPPEVAEATDAGDAGPGGSGDSAGT; from the coding sequence ATGATCGGCCGAAACGATACGGACAGGTTTGCGCGCGGTACCGGCAGGCCCCGCGTGGTCATCGTGGGCGGCGGCTTTGGCGGGCTGTGGGCGGCGCGGCGTCTGGCACGGTCGGGCCGGGTGGACGTGGTGCTGGTGGACCGCAACAACTATCACACCTTCCTGCCGTTGCTGTACCAGGTGGCGGCGGCGGAGATCGAGCCGGAGCAGATCGCCTATCCCCTGCGCGGGGTGTTCCGGAGGCAGCAGCGGGTCAGCGTGGCGCTGGCGGACGTGCGCGGCGTGGACGCGGCACGCCGGGTGCTGCACACCGACGGGCCTGATATTCCCTACGACCATCTCATCCTTGCGCCCGGCAGCCTTACCTCGTTCTTCGGGGTGCCGGGTGCGGCAGAGAACGCCTACACCCTGAAATCGCTGGAAGACGCGGTGCGGCTGCGCAACCACATCCTGGCCTGCTTCGAGCGGGCCAGCCTGACGGAGGACCCAGCCCGGCGCGCCGCGCTGCTCACCTTCACCGTGGTGGGCGGAGGCCCCACCGGGGTGGAATTCGCCGGTGCACTGGCGGAACTGGTGCGCACCCCGCTGGCGCGCGACTTTCCGGAACTGGCGGGCAAGACGCCCCCGCGCATCGTGCTGCTGGAGGTGGCGGACGGCCTGCTGACCGGCTTTCCCGAACAGTTGCGCACCTATGCCCGCGACCGGCTGGCCCTGATGGGCGTGGAAGTGCGCACCAGGGCCGGGGTGGCCGAGGTTGGCCCCACCGACGTGCGCCTGGGCGAGGGGCTGCGCATCGCCACCTGCACCGTGGCCTGGACCGCCGGGGTGCGCGGGCACGACGTTGCCGCCGCCATGGGCCTGCCCGTGGGGCGTGGCGGGCGCGTGCCGGTGCTGCCCACGCTTCAGGTGGACGGACACCCGGAAATCCACGTGGTGGGCGACCTTGCGCTGCCGGATGGGCAGAACCCGCCCATGATCGCCCCCAACGCCACCCAGCAGGGCCGCCACGCGGCGGCCAACGTGCTGCGCCTGTTGCAAGGGGGCAAGGCCAAGCCTTTCCGCTACCGGGACAAGGGGGCCATGGCCACTATCGGGCGGCAGGCGGCGGTGGTGCGGCTGGGGCGTTTTGCCTTTTCCGGGCTGGGTGCGTGGGTGCTGTGGCTGTTCGTGCACCTGGCCTATCTGATCGGTTTCCGCAACCGGCTGTTCGTGCTGGTGAACTGGGCGTGGGACTACCTGTTTTTCGAACGGTCGGTGCGGCTCATCCTGCCGCGCGTGGCCATGGATGATGCGGTGTGCGAGGCCCCGCCGGAAGTGGCGGAAGCAACTGATGCCGGGGACGCGGGTCCGGGAGGCTCGGGGGATTCCGCCGGGACGTAA
- a CDS encoding CinA family protein, which translates to MPTTPFAMPCPQHSSDTTPPEQAGPAGMSGPSGMSGPAGPAGSVMPSPSDTHARVRLLGQSLAARGATLATAESCTGGLIAARCTDVPGSSTWFTGGVVAYANEVKRDVLGVAPDLLAAHGAVSEPVVRAMVAGVRRLTGARLAVAVSGVAGPDGGTPEKPVGTVWVAVADGENVQARRFLFSGDRAAVRNATVDAAVEMLLDVLPDVLPNG; encoded by the coding sequence ATGCCCACCACGCCGTTCGCCATGCCTTGCCCGCAGCATTCATCCGATACCACCCCGCCTGAACAGGCTGGCCCGGCTGGCATGTCTGGCCCGTCTGGCATGTCTGGCCCGGCTGGCCCGGCTGGCTCAGTCATGCCATCGCCCAGCGACACGCACGCCCGCGTCCGGTTGCTGGGCCAGAGCCTGGCTGCCCGGGGGGCCACACTGGCCACGGCGGAATCGTGCACCGGCGGGCTTATCGCGGCCCGCTGCACCGATGTGCCGGGCAGTTCCACGTGGTTCACCGGGGGGGTGGTGGCCTATGCCAACGAGGTGAAGCGCGACGTGCTGGGAGTGGCCCCGGACCTGCTGGCCGCCCACGGCGCGGTGAGCGAGCCGGTGGTGCGCGCCATGGTCGCCGGGGTACGCCGCCTGACCGGTGCCCGCCTTGCCGTGGCCGTTTCCGGGGTGGCCGGTCCAGATGGCGGCACCCCGGAAAAACCCGTGGGCACGGTGTGGGTGGCCGTGGCCGATGGAGAGAACGTGCAGGCCCGGCGCTTTCTGTTTTCCGGCGACAGGGCCGCCGTGCGCAACGCCACGGTGGATGCCGCAGTGGAAATGCTGCTGGACGTGCTGCCAGACGTGTTGCCGAACGGGTGA
- a CDS encoding PilZ domain-containing protein codes for MEAKQQDAAPAAKTGGERRRAARVAGRYKGRIEISGYGFTVMTWDVSLTGARCAVRGKFPEGTVCTLFVQNAKGEEMGLPARVVRGTGNDVRLSFSAVSPEANAFLRALTGLT; via the coding sequence ATGGAAGCGAAACAGCAGGACGCCGCACCCGCAGCCAAGACCGGCGGCGAGCGCAGGCGCGCCGCCCGCGTGGCCGGACGGTACAAGGGGCGCATCGAGATTTCCGGGTACGGCTTCACGGTGATGACCTGGGACGTCAGCCTTACCGGCGCGCGGTGCGCCGTGCGCGGCAAGTTTCCCGAAGGCACCGTGTGCACGCTGTTCGTGCAGAACGCCAAGGGTGAGGAGATGGGGCTGCCCGCCCGCGTGGTGCGCGGCACCGGCAACGACGTGCGGCTGAGTTTTTCGGCGGTGTCGCCCGAGGCCAACGCCTTTTTGCGGGCGCTCACCGGTTTGACGTAG
- the cmk gene encoding (d)CMP kinase translates to MPDTCRACSCAGKAAAANASPAASPVVPVVTLDGPAGVGKTTLAKRLADALGVAYLDTGAMFRTLAWKLGPGAHELPEGDLRARLEGFCFALSGAGGASVLSCNGVPVGEEIRTEEVAALASRIATLPVVRERLKAAQQALGASCALVVEGRDMGTVVFPAARHKFFLDATPEERARRRCQQLEAQGQPADLATIAAQIRERDDMDRNRAVAPLRPANDAVTVDTTALDIDGVFAELTRHIAARGGL, encoded by the coding sequence ATGCCTGATACCTGTCGCGCCTGTTCCTGCGCGGGCAAGGCCGCTGCCGCCAACGCTTCGCCCGCCGCATCCCCCGTCGTCCCGGTGGTCACCCTGGACGGCCCGGCGGGCGTGGGCAAGACCACCCTGGCCAAACGGCTGGCCGACGCGCTGGGCGTGGCCTATCTGGACACCGGGGCCATGTTCCGCACCCTGGCCTGGAAGCTGGGGCCCGGCGCGCATGAACTGCCGGAAGGCGACCTGCGCGCCCGGCTGGAAGGCTTCTGCTTCGCGCTGTCCGGCGCGGGCGGCGCTTCCGTGCTGTCCTGCAACGGCGTGCCCGTGGGCGAGGAAATCCGCACCGAGGAAGTGGCCGCGCTGGCCTCGCGCATCGCCACCCTGCCGGTGGTACGCGAACGGCTGAAGGCCGCACAGCAGGCGCTGGGGGCCTCGTGCGCCCTGGTGGTGGAAGGCCGCGACATGGGCACCGTGGTGTTTCCCGCGGCGCGCCACAAGTTCTTCCTGGACGCCACGCCGGAGGAACGCGCCCGCCGCCGCTGCCAGCAACTGGAAGCGCAGGGCCAGCCCGCCGACCTTGCCACCATTGCCGCCCAGATCCGCGAACGCGACGACATGGACCGCAACCGCGCCGTGGCCCCGCTACGCCCCGCCAACGACGCCGTGACGGTGGACACCACCGCCCTCGACATCGACGGCGTGTTCGCGGAACTGACCCGGCACATCGCCGCGCGCGGCGGGTTGTAG
- the thpR gene encoding RNA 2',3'-cyclic phosphodiesterase: MTGDTRTAQGKTWRGAPANPDGSGADSNRPIRCFVGLPLPPQWQDRLAALRTDLHAPCADADTTGPDAHAPALADLLRRLRWTPPGNWHLTLRFLGDMPVPRCAEVADALRTISFAPLQLAVGKAGVFPARGVPRVLWLGLARGAPECAALAGAVNAALVRLGFAPEDRPFAPHLTLARVREARRDGERHGAACRDGESASPPRLYSPRAMTDARDALLAAIDTRINRAPTSRAASPWPDCTVREMVLWRSDLGGTHPVYTPLAVLPAQA, from the coding sequence ATGACCGGGGACACGCGAACGGCGCAGGGAAAGACCTGGCGCGGCGCACCCGCGAATCCTGACGGGTCCGGCGCGGATTCGAACCGCCCGATCCGCTGCTTCGTGGGGCTGCCCCTGCCCCCGCAATGGCAGGACCGCCTGGCCGCACTGCGCACCGACCTGCACGCGCCCTGCGCCGACGCCGACACGACCGGCCCCGACGCGCACGCCCCGGCACTGGCCGATCTGCTGCGCCGCCTGCGCTGGACGCCCCCCGGCAACTGGCACCTGACCCTGCGTTTTCTGGGCGACATGCCCGTCCCCCGCTGCGCCGAGGTGGCGGACGCACTGCGAACCATCAGCTTTGCGCCCCTGCAACTGGCCGTGGGCAAGGCGGGGGTGTTCCCGGCCCGGGGGGTTCCGCGTGTGTTGTGGCTGGGGCTGGCGCGTGGCGCACCGGAATGCGCGGCCCTGGCCGGGGCGGTCAACGCGGCCCTTGTTCGCCTGGGGTTCGCGCCGGAGGACCGGCCCTTTGCCCCGCACCTTACCCTGGCCCGAGTGCGCGAGGCCCGACGCGACGGCGAGCGCCACGGTGCCGCATGTCGCGACGGCGAATCGGCATCCCCGCCCCGCCTGTATTCCCCCCGGGCGATGACAGACGCGCGCGACGCCCTGCTGGCCGCCATCGACACCCGGATCAACCGCGCTCCAACCAGCCGCGCCGCATCGCCATGGCCAGACTGCACCGTACGCGAAATGGTGCTGTGGCGCAGCGACCTTGGCGGCACCCACCCGGTGTACACCCCCCTGGCGGTACTGCCCGCCCAAGCCTGA
- a CDS encoding universal stress protein → MKDFKKILCAVDFSEHSKDVAEYAASLAKMTGGSVVVLYAAPSLSQYVGFHVPPNSIENFVGEIVSGAEKAMESFVAENFPGIKAEGRIVTGYAAEEILGIADKEGADVIIMGTHGRKGLDRILFGSVAEKVVKSARQPVLTIRPSA, encoded by the coding sequence ATGAAGGACTTCAAGAAGATTCTTTGCGCGGTGGACTTTTCCGAGCACAGCAAGGATGTCGCCGAATATGCCGCCTCTCTCGCCAAGATGACCGGCGGATCGGTGGTGGTGCTGTACGCAGCGCCCTCGCTCAGCCAGTACGTGGGCTTTCACGTGCCGCCGAACTCCATCGAGAACTTCGTGGGCGAAATCGTTTCCGGCGCGGAAAAGGCCATGGAATCGTTCGTGGCCGAAAACTTTCCGGGCATCAAGGCCGAAGGCCGCATCGTCACCGGCTATGCGGCGGAAGAAATCCTGGGCATCGCGGACAAGGAAGGCGCGGACGTGATCATCATGGGCACCCATGGCCGCAAGGGCCTGGACCGCATCCTGTTCGGCTCGGTGGCGGAAAAGGTGGTCAAGAGCGCCCGCCAGCCAGTGCTGACCATCCGCCCTTCGGCGTAG
- the hisC gene encoding histidinol-phosphate transaminase translates to MCAVKSADTSAATGTDTGAPTDLQLASPSAVRPEVCGFKPYTPGLSIDEIRDRYGLAHVIKLASNENPLGTSPVVQHTLRHKANLAFRYAQSGNPRLTAAIAAHHGVPAERVVAGNGSDEIIDLIVRVRAVPGVHNVVAFNPCFSIYELQTRLAGVEFRQAPLAADFSFDWDGLLALVDEATAVVFVTTPDNPSGFCPPVADLERLAHALPPGCLLVVDEAYMDFCGDEAGHSLLGRIDEFPNLAVLRTFSKSFGLAGLRLGYGILPVQLADYLRRVRLPFSVNILAEEAGLAALSDDVFRAETLRVTSEGRAALTAGLTAQGCHVYPSKANFVMFRPAPSCKSAAHLFEELLRRGIIIRPLKSYGLPDLLRVSVGSPDENAAFLKAAGEIMAHA, encoded by the coding sequence ATGTGTGCCGTCAAATCAGCCGACACGTCCGCCGCGACCGGTACCGACACAGGCGCCCCCACGGACCTTCAGTTGGCCTCGCCCAGCGCCGTGCGTCCCGAAGTGTGCGGATTCAAGCCGTACACCCCCGGCCTGTCCATCGACGAAATCCGCGACAGGTACGGCCTTGCGCACGTCATCAAACTGGCCAGCAACGAAAATCCGCTGGGCACCTCGCCGGTGGTCCAGCACACCCTGCGCCACAAGGCGAACCTGGCCTTCCGCTATGCCCAGTCCGGCAACCCGCGCCTGACGGCGGCCATCGCCGCGCATCACGGCGTGCCCGCCGAACGCGTGGTGGCGGGCAACGGATCGGACGAGATCATCGACCTCATCGTGCGGGTACGAGCCGTGCCCGGCGTGCACAACGTGGTGGCGTTCAACCCGTGCTTCAGCATCTATGAACTGCAAACCCGCCTTGCGGGTGTGGAGTTTCGGCAGGCGCCGCTGGCGGCGGACTTTTCCTTCGACTGGGACGGCCTGCTGGCGCTGGTGGACGAAGCCACCGCCGTGGTCTTCGTGACCACGCCGGACAACCCCTCCGGCTTCTGCCCGCCCGTGGCCGACCTGGAACGGCTGGCCCACGCCCTGCCCCCCGGCTGCCTGCTGGTGGTGGACGAGGCGTACATGGATTTCTGCGGGGACGAGGCGGGCCACTCGCTGCTGGGGCGCATCGACGAATTCCCCAACCTGGCCGTGCTGCGCACCTTTTCCAAGAGTTTCGGGCTGGCCGGGCTGCGCCTTGGCTACGGCATCCTGCCCGTCCAACTGGCCGACTACCTGCGCCGGGTGCGGCTGCCGTTCAGCGTGAACATTCTGGCCGAAGAGGCAGGACTGGCCGCGCTGTCGGATGACGTGTTCCGCGCCGAAACCCTGCGCGTGACCAGCGAGGGGCGCGCCGCACTGACGGCGGGGCTGACCGCGCAGGGCTGCCACGTGTACCCCAGCAAGGCCAACTTCGTGATGTTCCGCCCGGCCCCGTCCTGCAAGAGCGCGGCGCACCTGTTCGAGGAACTGCTGCGGCGCGGCATCATCATCCGCCCGCTGAAAAGCTATGGCCTGCCGGACCTTTTGCGCGTCAGCGTGGGCAGCCCGGACGAGAACGCGGCGTTCCTGAAGGCTGCCGGGGAGATCATGGCCCATGCCTGA